The genome window CCCTGATGAACGGGAGCCAGCCGGGCGTGCCGCACAACAGCACGCACCCGCTGGGCTCGCCTGGCCCAGCGCTCCTGCGCTCCTTCTACGTGCTTACTGGTCTCGTCAGCTTGTCGGTGCTCTACTTCCTCATCCGGGCTTTCAGGTACGTCAGGGCCACGCCTCTGTCTCTGTCGAGCCCAATCACCGTGCACTTCGCGCCTCACGTGCTTGGGGGCGAGCGCCCCGCCCCTATGGAGCTGGCGTGGACTGTGCCTATCGTCGGGTTGTCGGGTGGGTTACCCGCGGTCACGTGTTGCCTTGGTGATTTGCATCACCGCGCGGCACTAAGGCAGGTTGCAGGAACTAGTCGCAGCAACTCAAGCTGAACAGTGCGAGCGGGGGAAGGCACgcgtctgctttctgtctctgctctGCAGTACCCATGCCAGGCAGCACCCACCAGCCCAACCTAGGTCTGCGATTCCTGCCAGCAGCACCCTCCTTTTAAGCCCCCATCCCAGAGCGGTGAGGCGGGCCCTCTGGGCAGGGCCAAACAGAACCAtaccttcctttttcctctttcagCACAGAGCTGGCTGTGGTCAGTTTCTTGGTTACACGTATGTTCCTCCTAAAGTGTTgactcctcttccttccccatgGCCCACATGCCCTGCCAGGTTCTGGTTCAGCCCCCTGGCTTCCCTGTTTCACTTCCTGTTTGGGGCTGACCTCCAGAGGGCCTTTGTCAttcagattttttgttgttgttcagaccttttatctttttttttttttctcgtgCAGACTTTTTAAAGGGGCCATTTTGTCCCTCACCAACACTCCTGTGGGTGCACAATGCTCTTATTCCCTCCAAGTACTGCACTTGATCTTGCTGCATCAAGAAGCAAGAagcgcctgatctgtggtggcgcagtggataaagcgtcgcactgaaatgctgaggtcgctggtttgaggccctgggctttcctggtcaaggcacatacgagaagtaactactgtaacttgatgcttctcgctcccctggtcgccttctctctctctctcaactcaataaatagaaaataaatagaatctttaaaaaaacagaagcaaGAAGCCCCCACactcctttttttccttagtggtaGTCaagagggtgtgggggtggggcttCTGCCTGAAACAGACTGCCCTCGGTTCACTGGTGTCTGGTACACCCTCATTCTTCtctaacactctctctctctctttttttttttttttgtatttttccgaagttggaaacagggaagcagtcagacagactccggcatgggccccactgggatccaccgggcacgcccaccagggggtgatacgctgcccatctggggcgtcgctctgttgcaaccagagccattctagctctgaggcagaggccacagagccaccctcagcgcccgggccaactttgctccaatggagccttggctgcaggaggggaagagagagacagagaggaaggagagggggaggggtggagaagcagatgggcacttctcctgtgtgccctggccgggaatcgaacctgggactcccgcacgccaggctgatgttctaccactgagccaaccggccagggcctctaacactctctttttgtttttttattcattcatttttgatgggtgggaggtgagagagagagagagagagaagagcagggggaggggtaggaagcatcaactcccatatgtgccttgaccaggcaagctcagggtttcaaaccagcgacttttgtgttccaggttgaggctttattcactgtgccaccacaggtcaagccaacaCTCCATTTTCTTTTCAGTAGAAGGATAACGGCAACCTCCTGTCAGAGTCCTGGTCAAGAGTCCCGCCAAAGGAGGTGTCCACCTCCCATTGTTGACAGAAAAGCAACTAATAATCACTGTGAATATTATAAGACAAGAAACACAATTAGGGAAGACACAGGAGGCAGAAAGCAGAAACAACAGAGGACCATGGGGGAAGGCAGGAAGTGCGATGTGTCAGCTACCCCCTGAGTTGACCTGAGACAGCCACTGATTGCACCTGGTACTGCTTCCAGGTTGAAGAAACCCCAGCGGAGGAACTACGGCCTCCTGGCCAACACTGAGGACCCCACCGAGATGGCCTCACTGAACAGTGATGAAGAAACCGTCTTTGAGACGAGGCATCTGAAATGGTAGTGAAGTCCTTGCCCCACCTCTGGAAgctctgggtgggtgggtggagtaGAGCTGGAGAGCTGAGAagaccactgatttttttttttctagagagaagaagggagaaatatgagaagcatcaactcgtaattgcatcactttagttgttcattgattgcttctcatacctgccttgactaggggctcctgctgagacagtgaccccttgctcagagaccttggggtttcgaacctgggacattatgtcccaggttaacactctatccactgtgccaccacttgtcaGGTACCACTGATTTTTGAGGTCATCCACATATCCCAggttgtgtggccttgggcaagacATATGCCtttcttagcctcagtttcccgTTTCTTTCAGATGGAAAGGGACTGTAATTTTGAATCAGTGCTCTGGGTCTAACCCTGAAGGTGAAAATCAATGTCAGAGATGGAGAATTAACTGCAGGGTGCTGCAGAGGGGATGGGTTGGGATGCCTCTGTATGACCCCAGCCCCAGGAAGAGCATTAGCAGGCAAAGAGAATGGCAGGAAGGACGAAGGAGAGCAGGACTAAGGACCTAGGGCCTGCTGGGTGCAGAGCTGACACTGGGAATGAGCAGGAGCAGAGCAGGAATGTGGAGCTGAGCAGGGAATGATAGCTGTTCAGCCCAGTTTGTTGGGGGCACAGGTGCAGAGGCCAGAAGACCAGGGGACAGTTTTGATGTTCTAAGCTTCCAGGGGAGGTGTTGTTATAATGTGGTAGCCCCTTtggttttttcccccctcctctgGCTATGggacctctttccccttccccacagATGTGAAGTCAGGCAGGTCCTAACAGGCTTGAGGAGGTGGACCCCAGTGGATTTGGGGATGGGCTGGACAGGTGAGAGGGATTTTGGTCACTTAGAGTGCCAGGCACAGTGTGGGAGAGTGGATTAGGATAAACCCCTTGCTCCATACTTTTTATCCCTACCCCTCATCTTCCAGATGTTCAGGTTGGAGAGGCGGTGTTCCCAGCATCCCtgtgggaaagacagagacagccCACTCCCAGTGCCTAAACACCTGCCAATTCTCCCGCTGGCCTGAGAGCTCGAGTGGGACCTGCCCAGCCCACCTGAAGCCGTCTTGACCCTCCACTGCCACAGAACCACGCAGGATGTCAGGTGCAAACCAGTGGGGCTGCCCCATCCAGGATTCTGAGACCTTCTGGTTGGACTGTGACTTGTGCTACTGACCCTTGCCCATAGGGACCCAGCTGAGTTCTGGCAGGCAGGTGGGCTGCAGGTTCTATCTGGGAGTGCCTTCCCACTGGGCTGAGGAAAATAAAGGTAGCAGTGGCTCTGTAGCTGGCACCCAATTGCACACTCGGCCAGACCTTGCATCTAAGCTCACAGATGGGGTAGGTGGTAGAATGGAGCTTGATCTTGGCCTGGCTTTTCTTATCTCTGGCCACACTGGGCTTCTTTGGTCTTGTCCCCAGCTGTTCTGAGGGCCCAGTGAGGAGTTCTGTGAGGTAGACAGAGGGATGGGAGGACCTGTCAGTCATTGCTTCTGAACCTAGAGAGAACTGTTCATCAAAGGCCTTATATAGGGGCTCCCTCTTCTGTGCTACCTTCAGCCTGGGGCCCCTCAAGGACCATGTCCTCTGGGATCTTCACCTCACCCCATTTATACCACCAGTGTCTTTGGGGCTGTAGTATAGGGGACCTATTCCGGACCCCTGTGTCCACCATGCCTTTCCCCTGTCAGCCTCCTGTGGAATCATTGATGAGCCTCCTGCAGCACCTGACTTCATTCCTAGTGAGGGGCTTGATGGGTTCTTCTGTGGGCTTTGTTTTTCCTTCATGATACTATGTCTAGGCAGGATCCAGCTCTGTCACCCCTGCCCTCTGTAAATTTTATCCAGAAGAGTAAGAGCAGAGGGGCTTACCTCTGGCAGCCCCACTGCCTGAGGTCTCCCCACACACCACAGATCAGAACTATTACAGCCATGTCATTAGAAGGAGCAGCCAGTAGGTGGTAGCCTTGTGCTGCCCAGCCTCTGCTCCACTAGCCTGCCCAGCCCTGGTGTGGCCTGGGCTCATCCAGTTGGGGAAATAGATCTAGTTGGAGACCCTACTTTTCATGCCTCCTTCTGAGCCTCGCCTTGTCCCTATGTCCACTCTGGGATGGGCCAAGCCTGCTGCCCGCTTGGGATCCATTGGCACCCTGGGCCTATCTCTCTCAGCCCTACTGACCCTCTCTCTGGAGTTGAGCCTGGGCTGGTCTGTCTCTCTCCAGGAGCAGAGGAGTCATCTCTGCCAGTCAGCTCATCACTGCTCATTCCATCTCCAGTCCTCTGAGCTGGTCCCCATTCTGCTTCCTTGGGCATCTCTATCTGCATCACTCCAACTCTGCTCATACTTccacttccccttccttctctagtGCCCACTTACCACCCCTAGAAAGTCCTCCCTCCCTGACTGCTCCCTGCCCCTGCCTTCCTCACCATTCTTTGGGAGGGACCTGCACTGAGGGACCCACAGATCCTCCAGGGGAGGTTGAGGAAGTGTGGCCAGAGTCCTCTGGAGGCCCCAGATGTCATATCCCCTGCCTATCAGGCTCTGGTTGTTCCTTCCCTATCTTCCCCCCTCCATTTCCATACACTTTTGTCTTTTGGTCTCTACAGCTCTGTCTTTCTCTTATTCTGAGCCCCTGCCTGTCTCCCTGTTTGTGTTTCTCCATCTGCACAGGCTCTCACTTGGTTTTTCTCCacttctgcctctctccctgtctgacCCACTGGGACACACTTTTAACAGGTGCACAGACACCATGTGGGTCCCCCCACTCTGTGATCTGTGCCCCTCTCCCACAGCTCTGAGCAATTTCTTGAGCTTCAAAAGGCACATTAATTACTCTAATGAGGTCAGGAGAGACTCCGCGTCTGCCATCCGGAGCTGGGAACTCATTGTATGCCCTCCGGCCTGGCTGTCCTCTGCCCACCCTTGTGGGGTGGGAGAGGTATCCCTTGCTTCTAGGCCTGTGCGCCTGTCAGCCTCactgcaccccccctcccccgcattAGTGTCGAGTAATTGGCAGCCCCCTCCAAGGTTAATGCAATATTAGCAGGAACTTCTCAGTGGCTAAAAGCCAGGAGAGGGACCTATCAGCATGAGATGAAGGGCCTGGGTCCTGGTGGCTCAAGGGCCCTTGTGTGCATACATACTTGTGAACATGGGAAGGGCTTCCAACCTCTTGCACTCGGATGCGGGCCCAGGACACATAAATAGCATGTGATATAGACTGTCATGCTTACGGATGGACACAACACCTGCACACATATCCCAAACCTGTGCCAGATTAGGGTGCACGACCTGTAGCCTAGTGCCCTTGAGGCCCCTCCTACcacctccaaccccccccccctccacaggTCCACTGGACATGCAGCAAACGTGTCTCCTCAACCATGGGCAAGTTGGGGTCTCAGCTCCTGGTTGACTACTGTGTGGCTTCTCCATCTTGGGAATGGGGACAAGTGGGAGCTGGATGCCTTGGGCTCATTAAAGGGTTGGCCtgtgcctggaatgctgaggttgccggttcagaaccctgggcttgcccagtccaggcacatatgggagttgatgctttctgctcctccccctcttctctttctctctctatctctctgtctctcttctctaaaatgaataaataaattaataaattaaataattaaaaaccaacaacaacaggTGGCCTGTGGCTGGATGCTTGCCTAAGGCCAGTGGCCAGTAGTAGTCAAGTTGTGTCCCAGTAGGTAGGAGTTCTTGGACACTCTGGTTCTGATGTGGGTTCCCTCGGACATGATCCCCCAGCACCCAGCAGTCACATTCCTCTTACCTAGGGTCAGCAGATGAGGCAGCTGTGCCTTCCTGGGGTTCTTAGGATCCCAGTCCTCTCTGATCTCTCATCCTCCCTGGTGGCTCATTGccccattttcctcttttttttttttttttttagattttatttatttattttagagagaagagagagaagggggagaagagcgggaagcatcaactcgtagtagttgcttcttgtaaaaggtgaaagatttatacgatatgaagagaaacaagagtatagtagtagttgcttcttgtatgtgccttgaccaggcaagcctggggtttcgaaccagtgacttcagtgttccaggtcaacgctttatccactgcgccaccacaggtcaggccccatttcCCTCTCTGGAGGAGTCTGAGCCACCATACTCTCCCACCAGGATGTGCTGGTCCTGGGCTGGTGTGGCTGGGCAGGTACACCCAGAGCTGCCCTACCCAGCacagtagccacatgtggctgtttaCATTTATACTCAAAGTAACTGAAATTAAAAGCCTAGCTCCTTGTTACACTTGACCATATTATATGCGCACAGTAGCTATGGGGAGCTGGGAGCACTTGTATGGGACAGTGAAGATCTGAAACGTTTCCATTCTCAAGAGAAGTCTAACCCCAGACTGGCTTGTGGTTGCCATGGAGAACAGGTCTCtgtccaggcctggggctgggaaggtgggaaggaagggaggaaggaggagggaactAGCAGGGGTATGGGTCCTGTTTAGTTTCTGGCCTTGGCAGTTAAAGGAATCTTAGGTCTGGCTGAGATTTCAAGGGCCTGACTGGACACAAGCAAGGGAAGTTAAATTCATCAGcaagagaatacatttttatttatttattattattattttttaattttttatttttccagagacagagagagagtcacggagagggatagacagggacagacagacaggaatggagagatgagaagcatcaatcattagttttttcttgcgcattgagacaccttagttgttcattgattgctttctcatatgtgccttgacctcgggccttcagcagaccaagcaaccccttgctcgagccagcaaccctggatccaagctggtgagcttttgctcaaaccagatgagcccgcgctcaagctggcaaccacggggtctcgaacctgggtcctccgcttcccagtctgatgctctatccactgcgccaccgcctggtcaggctatttatttatttttaaaatattttatttattcattgtagagaggagagagagagaagtgggggaagagcaggaagcatcaactctcatgtgtgccctgactgggcaagtctCAGGCttcaaactggctacctcagcattccagattgacatttcatctactatgccaccacaggccgggcacatttttattttcaatgacaGAAGTCAACAGCCCTGAAGCCTGGGGGAATTCTTGACCCCTTCACTATAGGTGTGGGCCAGGCTGGTGCAgatgccctgccctgctctgaccAGGGTCAGTGGAGCTCCTGGCCTGCTGAGGCCCCTACCCTTCTCCACCAGAAATCTCCTTGAGATGGGGCATCTGAACACTGCTGGAACCAGGCTGCAGATTTGGTCCAACTTATTCTGTAATGAGAAATTtctcctgggcctgaccaggtggtggcgcagtggatagagcgtcagactgggatgcggaagacccaggttcgagaccccgaggtccccagcttgagcgtgggctcatctggtttgagcaaaagcccaccagcttggacccaaggtcactggccccagcaaggggttacttggtctgctgaatgcccgcggtcaaggcacatatgagaaagcaatcaatgaacaactaaggtgttgcaacacgctaaggtgatgcttctcatctctctccgttcctgtctgtccgtccctgtctatccctctctctgactcactgtctctgtaaaataaataaataaataagtaaaataaaataaaataaaaagatttctcctggtatatttttaacttttttttttaatttttattttttatatattcattttagagaggagatggagagacagaggaagagagagagaggagatacagagagagag of Saccopteryx bilineata isolate mSacBil1 chromosome 1, mSacBil1_pri_phased_curated, whole genome shotgun sequence contains these proteins:
- the FAM174C gene encoding protein FAM174C isoform X1 produces the protein MGPLMLPPLLLLTTLLSALCGAQEAAFRLPRLAGSMLLSREALMNGSQPGVPHNSTHPLGSPGPALLRSFYVLTGLVSLSVLYFLIRAFRLKKPQRRNYGLLANTEDPTEMASLNSDEETVFETRHLKW
- the FAM174C gene encoding protein FAM174C isoform X2, yielding MGPLMLPPLLLLTTLLSALCGAQEAAFRLPRLAGSMLLSREALMNGSQPGVPHNSTHPLGSPGPALLRSFYVLTGLVSLSVLYFLIRAFRLKKPQRRNYGLLANTEDPTEMASLNSDEETVFETRHLK